A single genomic interval of Schistocerca americana isolate TAMUIC-IGC-003095 chromosome 2, iqSchAmer2.1, whole genome shotgun sequence harbors:
- the LOC124594722 gene encoding cyclic pyranopterin monophosphate synthase-like: MVNVGSKLVTERTATARAKVFVGPELMKHIRENCLKVLSVARLAGIVGSKQTSSLIPLCHNISLSSVAVDIELDSALNCVIITGTAKCRGQMGMEMEALAAVSVSALTVYDMCKAVALNLMAVVMS; the protein is encoded by the coding sequence atggtcaacgtgggttcgaagctggtgacagaacggactgctacagcacgagcaaaggtttttgtgggacccgaactgatgaaacacATACGAGAAAATTGCCTGaaggtacttagcgttgctcgcctggcgggaattgtggggtccaagcagacgtccagccttatccctctgtgtcataacatatctttatcctctgtggctgtggacattgaactggactctgctctcaactgtgtgattataactggcacggcaaagtgtagagggcagatgggcatggagatggaagctctcgctgctgtatcggtgtctgccttaacagtgtacgatatgtgcaaagct